A single region of the Candidatus Buchananbacteria bacterium CG10_big_fil_rev_8_21_14_0_10_42_9 genome encodes:
- a CDS encoding transketolase — MPVLRFIPKKEIERVVRQVNDRFSRAALLADIFRINTLSMIMEAGSGHLGSSFSSLDIVVWLWTNVMKNPNQPNEQESDTFFSSKGHDAPGLYAALIGLGYLDYEKIHQLRRLGGLPGHPDIHTPYIAFNTGSLGMGISKARGLAHARRLERKAGRFYVMTGDGELQEGQIWESLQPAVNHKMSEITVIIDHNKLQSDIEIKHVSDLGDLESKFKAFGWAVFRVDGHDLHEFSQAIEQAKQTKDKPQVIIADTVKGKGSSITEPKQHTSEDELYNFHAGAPAQEDYQKIWDELAKRVNGALIKLGLEKLKYEEHEISPNAEIQHPQRLISAYESELAALGKEHDEIVVLDGDLMKDTGQISFKKEFPDRFLECGIAEQDMVSVAGGLARGGKLPVVHSFACFLSTRPNEHIYNNATEETKIIYVGSLAGLLPGGPGHSHQSVRDISALGSVPGLTLVEPSSEKETQMALRWAVKENDLSTYIRMVSVPVETPFELPAGYKLVRGQGVKILDGTDIVIFAYGPVLLSEAVKAAELLNGKGVSAAIYNLPWLNVVNTKWLREVTQNFNQIFTLDNHYATFGQGSLIAAKLDKPVISFGLNKVPECGSNQEVLEHHKLDAASLARRIEKNNKA; from the coding sequence ATGCCCGTACTACGTTTTATACCGAAAAAAGAAATTGAGAGAGTTGTCAGGCAGGTTAATGACCGATTCTCACGGGCGGCTTTATTGGCCGATATTTTTAGAATTAATACGCTGTCTATGATAATGGAGGCTGGCTCTGGTCATTTAGGCTCGAGTTTTTCAAGCTTAGATATTGTGGTATGGCTTTGGACAAATGTTATGAAAAATCCAAATCAGCCAAATGAGCAAGAGTCAGACACTTTTTTTTCTTCCAAAGGCCATGATGCGCCAGGATTGTATGCTGCGCTGATTGGGTTAGGGTATTTAGACTATGAAAAAATTCATCAATTACGACGTTTAGGCGGCCTGCCCGGACATCCAGATATTCACACGCCATATATTGCATTTAACACTGGTTCGCTCGGCATGGGAATTTCTAAAGCGCGCGGGCTGGCACATGCCAGGCGTCTTGAGAGAAAGGCCGGAAGATTTTATGTCATGACGGGAGATGGCGAATTGCAAGAAGGCCAAATTTGGGAGTCTTTACAGCCGGCGGTAAACCATAAAATGTCTGAGATTACTGTGATTATTGATCATAATAAACTACAATCCGACATTGAAATTAAACATGTCAGCGATTTAGGTGACTTGGAGTCAAAATTTAAAGCCTTTGGTTGGGCAGTGTTTAGGGTCGACGGGCACGACCTGCATGAATTTTCCCAGGCGATTGAACAGGCAAAACAAACCAAGGACAAACCTCAGGTCATTATTGCCGACACGGTAAAAGGTAAGGGGAGTAGCATAACTGAACCCAAGCAGCATACTAGCGAAGATGAGTTATACAATTTCCACGCCGGCGCACCCGCGCAAGAAGATTACCAAAAAATTTGGGATGAGTTAGCCAAACGAGTTAATGGAGCGCTTATTAAATTGGGATTGGAAAAATTAAAGTATGAGGAACATGAAATTAGCCCAAACGCGGAAATACAACATCCTCAAAGATTAATTTCAGCCTATGAAAGTGAGTTAGCCGCGCTGGGCAAAGAACACGATGAAATAGTTGTCCTTGACGGGGATTTGATGAAAGACACCGGTCAAATTTCATTTAAAAAAGAATTTCCCGACAGGTTTTTGGAATGCGGTATCGCCGAACAAGATATGGTATCTGTGGCTGGAGGTCTGGCGCGTGGCGGCAAATTGCCGGTGGTGCACTCTTTTGCTTGTTTTTTATCAACGCGGCCAAATGAACATATATACAACAATGCGACTGAAGAAACTAAAATAATCTACGTCGGTTCATTGGCTGGACTTTTGCCTGGCGGCCCCGGGCATTCACACCAGTCAGTCCGGGATATATCGGCCTTAGGGTCTGTGCCGGGGTTAACTTTGGTTGAGCCTAGTAGCGAGAAAGAAACTCAGATGGCGTTGCGGTGGGCAGTTAAAGAAAACGATCTTAGTACGTATATTCGCATGGTTAGTGTGCCAGTTGAGACACCGTTTGAACTTCCGGCAGGCTACAAATTAGTACGCGGGCAAGGTGTAAAAATTTTAGATGGGACTGATATAGTGATTTTTGCTTATGGTCCGGTATTGCTAAGTGAAGCAGTAAAAGCGGCCGAGTTACTTAATGGCAAAGGCGTCAGCGCGGCGATATATAACTTGCCTTGGCTTAACGTTGTTAATACGAAGTGGCTGCGTGAGGTAACACAAAATTTTAATCAAATCTTTACTCTCGATAATCATTACGCAACCTTTGGGCAGGGAAGCTTGATTGCGGCGAAACTTGATAAGCCGGTTATTTCTTTTGGCTTAAATAAAGTTCCTGAATGCGGCAGTAATCAAGAGGTTTTAGAACATCATAAACTCGATGCCGCATCGCTGGCTCGGAGAATTGAGAAAAACAATAAAGCTTAG
- a CDS encoding 3-deoxy-D-manno-octulosonate 8-phosphate phosphatase, translated as MEPEIKDKLLRIKLLALDFDGIFTDGYVYVDQDGKESVRASRIDGMGIELLKKAGIEIIVLSKEENPVVSARCKKLGINCWQGIHNSEGKLDILRRIMKEKDLSSDEVIYMGDDVNDIKVFPAVGLAITVFDAPEVVKKSCQYITKRKRGEHVVREVADLILSAQNKPLTY; from the coding sequence ATGGAACCGGAAATCAAAGATAAGTTGCTACGCATTAAATTACTCGCTTTGGATTTCGACGGTATCTTTACTGATGGCTATGTATACGTTGATCAAGATGGTAAGGAGTCGGTTCGGGCTAGCCGGATTGACGGTATGGGAATTGAGCTATTAAAAAAGGCAGGCATTGAAATAATTGTTTTATCCAAAGAGGAAAACCCAGTCGTGAGTGCTAGATGTAAAAAGTTAGGGATTAATTGCTGGCAAGGGATACATAATAGCGAAGGCAAGCTTGATATCTTGCGGCGTATTATGAAAGAAAAGGATTTGTCCTCCGACGAGGTTATATACATGGGGGACGATGTTAATGATATCAAAGTTTTCCCAGCGGTTGGCTTAGCGATTACTGTTTTTGATGCTCCCGAGGTTGTTAAAAAATCATGTCAATATATTACTAAGAGAAAAAGGGGAGAGCATGTCGTAAGAGAAGTGGCAGATCTTATTTTATCCGCACAGAACAAACCTTTGACGTACTAA
- a CDS encoding aldehyde dehydrogenase, with amino-acid sequence MTYPSEIVHWIAGKETAGESGAYFNKFSPASGEVLSRVIAGDTNDIDLAIQAASQSYPNWSNSNTAQRADLVAQAANLLEQKSRAAAEIISLESGKSEIISLGEVNWAVKMGQFWASQADRFDEVEVLKSSVAKRRVQMIRQSLGPGVLITPFNNPLAGIASKVFPALLCGNTIVLKSHEDTPYIAVWFGKILKEAGLPQGVYNVVQGKGSDIGTPLVTDKRVQFVSFTGSVATAQTIIKASADRLTKTMVEAGGKNPIIICDDANLEKAVEAAVGSGFIDTGQRCASGSRVIVMREVYDQFKEMYLAKVKSLKSGTGNSDDLGAIINQRRLDEILLSVEEAVRKGATLLCGGKRIDRPGFFMEPTVLENVGPNDKISKAEVFGPVVILYQANDFDEAINLANDADYKLTGAIHTSDLKKGMTFIKRYIAGVARVNGPTHGSEPHTPFGGLGLSGNGWKETGWQAMNFYSDLKQVSFDD; translated from the coding sequence ATGACTTATCCATCCGAAATAGTTCACTGGATTGCCGGCAAAGAGACCGCTGGCGAATCGGGAGCTTATTTCAATAAATTTAGTCCTGCCAGCGGGGAAGTTTTATCTAGAGTTATTGCCGGTGATACCAATGATATTGATTTAGCCATACAAGCCGCTAGCCAATCTTATCCAAATTGGTCAAACTCAAATACTGCTCAAAGGGCTGATTTAGTCGCCCAGGCGGCAAACCTTTTAGAGCAAAAGAGCAGGGCCGCAGCCGAGATAATATCTTTAGAGTCAGGCAAGTCGGAAATAATTTCTCTTGGGGAAGTTAACTGGGCGGTAAAAATGGGACAATTTTGGGCTAGCCAGGCCGATAGGTTTGATGAAGTTGAAGTGCTAAAAAGCTCTGTGGCAAAAAGGCGAGTTCAAATGATTAGGCAAAGTCTTGGACCAGGTGTTTTAATTACGCCGTTTAATAATCCCTTAGCCGGCATTGCATCAAAAGTTTTCCCGGCGCTACTTTGTGGCAATACTATCGTTTTAAAATCTCATGAAGATACGCCCTACATTGCGGTTTGGTTCGGTAAAATTTTGAAAGAAGCTGGTCTGCCACAAGGAGTATACAATGTGGTTCAGGGTAAAGGCAGTGATATTGGCACACCATTAGTTACTGACAAGCGGGTTCAGTTTGTAAGCTTTACGGGGTCAGTTGCGACCGCTCAAACTATTATTAAAGCTTCGGCTGACCGCCTGACAAAAACCATGGTGGAAGCCGGCGGAAAAAATCCAATTATTATTTGTGATGATGCTAATTTGGAAAAGGCTGTCGAGGCGGCGGTAGGTTCAGGTTTTATTGACACCGGACAGCGATGTGCGTCAGGTAGTCGCGTTATTGTGATGCGTGAAGTGTATGATCAGTTTAAGGAGATGTATTTGGCCAAGGTTAAATCCTTGAAATCAGGCACTGGCAATAGTGATGATTTAGGAGCGATTATAAACCAGAGAAGATTGGATGAGATTTTATTATCGGTTGAGGAGGCCGTGCGAAAGGGTGCGACCCTTTTATGTGGCGGTAAAAGAATTGACCGCCCTGGCTTTTTTATGGAACCGACTGTTTTGGAAAATGTGGGACCCAACGATAAAATATCAAAGGCAGAGGTTTTTGGCCCGGTTGTTATTTTGTATCAGGCCAATGATTTTGATGAGGCTATAAATCTAGCTAACGACGCTGATTATAAGCTAACAGGCGCAATCCACACTAGTGATCTAAAAAAGGGCATGACGTTTATAAAACGTTACATCGCGGGCGTTGCCAGAGTCAATGGACCAACTCACGGCTCGGAGCCCCATACACCATTTGGCGGCTTAGGTTTATCCGGCAATGGTTGGAAAGAAACTGGTTGGCAAGCGATGAATTTTTATTCGGATTTGAAGCAAGTTAGTTTTGATGATTAA
- a CDS encoding acylneuraminate cytidylyltransferase, producing the protein MPDQKKYKIIGLIPARAGSKRVKDKNIRPLNSHPMIAYTISAAQASGLFDRIVVSTDSEIIQKIAIYYGADAPFLRPQEFANSTSPDIEWIKHALENIEEKYDIFAILRPTSPFRSADTIRRAYQEFINNQKIDSLRAVELCKQHPGKMWIIEGETMKPLLNQDHLEVAWHAGQYQALPKVYVQNSSLEMAWTKVVDKYNTREGKILGPFLTEGYEGFAVDYKSDWEWLEKMIRTGDVALPKVNKQPFKHQ; encoded by the coding sequence ATGCCTGATCAAAAAAAATATAAAATTATTGGATTAATTCCCGCCCGAGCTGGTTCAAAACGAGTTAAGGATAAAAACATTCGGCCACTTAATTCGCATCCAATGATTGCGTATACTATTAGCGCGGCGCAAGCAAGCGGTTTGTTTGACAGAATTGTTGTTTCGACTGACTCTGAGATTATCCAAAAAATCGCTATTTATTATGGCGCGGACGCACCTTTTTTAAGGCCCCAAGAATTTGCAAATTCAACTTCGCCTGACATTGAATGGATTAAGCACGCGCTTGAAAATATAGAAGAAAAGTATGATATTTTTGCTATCCTTCGCCCAACCAGCCCGTTTAGATCAGCAGATACAATCCGGCGAGCGTATCAGGAGTTTATCAATAATCAAAAGATTGATTCTTTAAGAGCGGTAGAACTTTGCAAGCAACACCCGGGCAAGATGTGGATAATTGAAGGTGAGACCATGAAACCGCTTTTGAATCAAGATCATTTGGAAGTGGCTTGGCATGCTGGGCAATACCAAGCGTTACCAAAGGTTTATGTGCAGAATAGTAGCTTAGAGATGGCTTGGACCAAAGTAGTTGATAAATACAACACGCGAGAAGGTAAAATTTTAGGCCCTTTTTTAACTGAAGGCTATGAAGGCTTTGCCGTTGATTACAAATCTGATTGGGAGTGGTTAGAAAAAATGATACGAACAGGTGATGTAGCATTGCCGAAAGTAAATAAACAGCCTTTTAAACATCAATAA
- a CDS encoding mandelate racemase/muconate lactonizing protein, whose amino-acid sequence MKIENVEFLKCDAGWRQWLFIKITTNTGLTGYSECTDSHGSPSGIAGVVSDLKPRLIGKNPLAFEAIYWELYAATRQSVGSIIQKAIGGIENALLDIVGKHHNVRVCDLFGGPIRDTIPVYWSHWGTTRVRAADKVGVPQLKGLDDVAKFVSQTKAMGFNTIKTNIACFKPEPHIYMPGFNGPAELNYSQTLLNDLEQYVKTIRSAGGDEFGIIVDLNYNFKTDGYKKVAKVLEPYNLTWLEIDSYDAKALAQIKEHTTTPICSGENLYGVRQYKPYLENYSMDFASIDVIWNGFVQSKKISDLAEVYEMNITPHNYYSHLATFISAQFAALVPNLKTLEVDVDDVPWKDELTSAKPEINQGILTLNDKPGWGCDINEDVLKAHPVS is encoded by the coding sequence ATGAAGATAGAAAATGTTGAGTTTTTAAAATGTGATGCTGGTTGGCGGCAGTGGCTTTTTATTAAAATTACTACGAATACTGGCTTAACTGGATATAGCGAGTGTACTGATTCGCATGGGTCTCCGTCGGGTATAGCCGGCGTGGTAAGCGACTTAAAGCCAAGGCTTATTGGGAAAAATCCTTTAGCCTTTGAAGCTATTTATTGGGAATTATACGCCGCTACAAGGCAAAGTGTTGGGAGTATTATTCAAAAAGCAATTGGCGGTATTGAAAATGCATTACTTGATATTGTCGGTAAGCATCACAACGTTAGGGTCTGTGATCTTTTCGGCGGCCCGATTAGAGATACAATTCCAGTTTATTGGTCTCATTGGGGTACGACAAGAGTTAGGGCAGCTGACAAGGTCGGTGTGCCGCAGCTTAAAGGTTTAGATGATGTTGCAAAATTTGTATCTCAAACAAAAGCCATGGGCTTCAATACAATCAAAACTAATATCGCTTGCTTCAAGCCCGAACCTCACATCTATATGCCAGGCTTTAACGGTCCGGCCGAGCTGAATTACTCCCAAACGCTGTTAAATGATTTGGAACAATACGTGAAGACAATTAGATCGGCGGGCGGAGATGAATTCGGCATAATTGTCGATTTGAATTACAACTTTAAAACTGATGGCTATAAAAAAGTGGCTAAAGTTTTAGAGCCTTATAATTTAACTTGGTTAGAGATTGATTCTTACGATGCTAAAGCCTTGGCACAGATTAAAGAACATACAACCACGCCAATTTGTTCGGGTGAAAATTTATACGGTGTAAGGCAATATAAGCCATATTTAGAGAATTATTCCATGGACTTTGCTAGCATTGATGTTATTTGGAACGGATTTGTTCAATCCAAAAAGATCTCAGATTTAGCAGAAGTTTATGAGATGAATATCACGCCTCATAATTATTACAGCCATTTGGCCACATTTATTAGCGCCCAATTTGCAGCCTTAGTGCCAAATCTTAAAACTTTAGAAGTTGACGTTGATGACGTGCCTTGGAAAGACGAATTAACTAGCGCTAAGCCAGAAATAAATCAAGGCATTTTGACATTAAATGATAAGCCGGGCTGGGGATGTGATATTAATGAAGACGTTTTAAAAGCCCACCCGGTAAGTTAA
- a CDS encoding short-chain dehydrogenase: protein MNHLKELFDLSGKVAIVTGGLGMLGSEYTQTLVRAGAKVAIFDKQQMVSGHALSSLIESGAVLNIKVDITKRKEVESALASVIDTFGLPQILINNAAIDFPPINGGGENFENYPIEKWNDTLAVNLTGMFICCQVVGAKMAENNDGSIINISSIYGLLSPDQRIYKDFVKPAAYSVTKSGVLNLTRYLATYWASKNVRVNTLTLGGVGSGQDQEFINKYSDKTPLGRMAKKDDYNGAILFLSSNASSYMTGSNLVIDGGWSAW, encoded by the coding sequence ATGAACCATCTGAAAGAATTATTTGATTTAAGCGGCAAGGTTGCAATTGTAACTGGCGGTTTGGGCATGCTCGGTTCTGAATACACCCAGACTTTAGTGCGGGCTGGCGCAAAAGTTGCTATTTTCGACAAACAACAAATGGTTTCTGGACACGCATTGAGTTCGCTTATTGAGAGCGGTGCGGTATTGAATATAAAAGTTGATATAACTAAGCGAAAGGAAGTTGAATCAGCTTTGGCATCTGTTATTGATACCTTTGGCTTGCCCCAAATTTTAATTAACAACGCCGCAATTGATTTTCCGCCAATTAATGGCGGGGGAGAAAATTTTGAGAATTATCCAATTGAAAAATGGAATGATACTTTAGCGGTTAATTTAACGGGCATGTTTATTTGTTGCCAGGTAGTCGGGGCCAAGATGGCTGAAAACAATGACGGTAGTATTATTAATATCTCTTCTATTTATGGGTTGTTGTCGCCAGATCAAAGAATTTATAAAGATTTTGTGAAACCAGCAGCTTACAGCGTGACTAAATCAGGGGTTTTGAACTTAACCCGCTACCTGGCTACTTATTGGGCAAGTAAAAATGTTAGAGTCAATACATTAACCTTGGGCGGAGTAGGGTCTGGCCAAGATCAAGAATTTATTAATAAATATAGCGATAAAACTCCACTAGGCAGAATGGCAAAGAAAGATGACTATAATGGCGCCATCTTGTTTTTGTCTTCTAACGCATCCTCGTACATGACTGGGTCAAACCTGGTTATTGATGGCGGATGGAGCGCTTGGTAA
- a CDS encoding N-acetylneuraminate synthase: MKTSMDLPSKVKIGNKYIGENEPTYFIAEIGNNHNGDYYLAKKHIQAAVDAGADAVKLQKRSVSGTFTRELLERAQTKDQIFGATYGEYRKRLELNEDEFIHLKRFAEDLGVTFFATPFDKESVDFLEKVSQEVYKIASFDVTNIPLIEYIAKQGKPVILSLGMSTMEEADEAVAAILKYNKQLIIMYCLSIYPTPENKINLLTISLLKEHFSPLPVGYSGHEKGFIPTLAAVSIGAKCVERHFTLNKNLPGPDHATVSIEPSEFKDMVDNARAIEQSLGTPVKKLWDDEIKTREKHSKSIVSATNLPAGTVITEEMIICKSPGYGLKPKMIQEIVGKRIKIDIPADTVLIEDHIEF, translated from the coding sequence ATGAAAACATCTATGGATTTACCTAGTAAAGTGAAGATTGGCAATAAATATATAGGCGAAAACGAGCCGACATATTTCATCGCCGAGATAGGGAATAATCATAACGGTGATTATTATTTAGCGAAAAAACACATACAAGCGGCCGTTGATGCCGGTGCTGATGCCGTGAAATTGCAAAAAAGATCAGTGTCCGGCACGTTTACTAGGGAGCTATTGGAAAGAGCCCAAACTAAGGATCAAATTTTTGGCGCCACCTATGGAGAATATCGGAAACGTCTGGAGTTAAATGAGGATGAGTTTATCCACTTGAAAAGATTTGCTGAAGATTTGGGGGTTACTTTTTTTGCCACGCCTTTTGATAAAGAGAGTGTTGATTTTTTAGAGAAGGTAAGCCAAGAGGTTTACAAGATAGCTTCGTTTGATGTAACGAATATTCCGCTAATTGAGTATATTGCCAAGCAAGGCAAGCCGGTTATTTTATCTTTAGGTATGTCGACGATGGAAGAAGCAGATGAAGCAGTGGCGGCAATACTAAAGTATAATAAACAATTAATTATTATGTATTGCCTTTCAATTTATCCAACACCTGAAAACAAGATTAATTTATTGACAATTTCGTTGCTTAAAGAACATTTCTCGCCCTTGCCGGTGGGCTATTCGGGCCATGAGAAAGGTTTTATCCCAACATTGGCGGCAGTGAGCATCGGTGCAAAATGCGTTGAGCGTCATTTTACCTTAAATAAAAATTTACCCGGGCCTGACCACGCGACTGTGAGCATTGAGCCGAGTGAATTTAAAGATATGGTGGACAACGCCCGGGCGATTGAGCAGTCCTTAGGTACGCCAGTAAAGAAATTGTGGGACGACGAGATTAAAACGAGGGAAAAACATAGTAAAAGCATAGTATCTGCCACAAACCTACCGGCCGGCACCGTTATCACAGAAGAAATGATTATTTGTAAAAGTCCAGGTTACGGGTTAAAACCTAAAATGATTCAAGAAATTGTTGGCAAGCGAATAAAAATTGATATTCCAGCAGATACTGTATTAATTGAGGACCATATTGAATTTTAA
- a CDS encoding methionyl-tRNA formyltransferase, protein MKINIIIDNQNSWFFKKAKRLVTQIKKLGHRCVIYDTQAKIPKNSDISFFLSCEDYITKTTRAKSKFNIVVHASDLPNGKGMSPTTWQIIEGKNKIPVTLFEVAEGFDSGNWYLKNSFTLDGHELVDEWQEKLFLCIERMVLNFVKRSQKIKAHKQVGKSSVYKRRGPKDSELDINQSIKKQFNLLRVVDNEKYPAWFKYKGKKYVLKIYKQK, encoded by the coding sequence ATGAAAATTAACATTATTATTGATAATCAGAACAGTTGGTTTTTCAAAAAAGCTAAAAGGTTAGTAACTCAAATTAAAAAGTTAGGGCATCGTTGTGTTATTTATGACACTCAAGCAAAGATTCCCAAAAATTCTGACATCTCGTTTTTTTTAAGTTGTGAAGATTATATTACTAAAACTACCCGGGCCAAAAGTAAATTTAACATTGTTGTTCATGCCAGCGATTTGCCAAACGGCAAGGGCATGTCGCCAACCACGTGGCAAATCATAGAAGGCAAAAATAAGATCCCGGTAACTTTATTTGAAGTAGCAGAAGGGTTTGATAGTGGTAATTGGTATTTGAAGAATAGCTTTACGCTAGATGGCCATGAGTTGGTAGATGAGTGGCAAGAAAAATTATTTCTTTGCATTGAACGAATGGTTTTGAATTTTGTTAAGCGCAGCCAAAAGATTAAAGCGCACAAGCAGGTTGGTAAAAGTAGTGTTTATAAGCGCCGCGGCCCGAAAGATAGTGAGCTAGACATCAACCAGAGTATTAAGAAGCAATTTAACCTCTTGCGCGTAGTTGATAATGAGAAATATCCAGCCTGGTTTAAATATAAAGGCAAGAAGTATGTACTTAAAATATATAAGCAAAAATAA
- the pseI gene encoding pseudaminic acid synthase, with amino-acid sequence MNKKSFAIKTSKGQKNVGFGFPCFIIAEMSANHEQDYDQAVAIIKAAAAAGADAVKLQTYTADTLTIDSDQEWFQVDGKDNPESWKNQSFYELYQKAYTPWEWHADLQKLAHELGLIFFSTPFDNSAVDFLEQLQVPCYKIASYEATDIPLLKKVAATCKPVILSVGFASLEEIELALKTLKDNGAKDVALLHCTASYSLEPKVENTHLATMLDLADRFNVVVGFSDNMGGIEVPALAAAKGASIIEKHLVINHDGKALDNTFSLDQKEFAKMVEKIREQEKVMGNISYGPRTKQEEGNKRFRRSLFAVQDIKKGEPFTPNNVRVIRPANGLPPKDYEKVLTKMAKSDIRRGTPLSWDLIK; translated from the coding sequence ATGAATAAAAAAAGCTTTGCGATAAAAACTTCTAAAGGCCAAAAAAATGTTGGCTTTGGATTTCCGTGTTTTATAATCGCTGAAATGTCCGCTAACCATGAGCAAGATTATGACCAAGCGGTTGCGATTATCAAAGCAGCTGCCGCAGCCGGCGCTGATGCAGTTAAGTTGCAAACTTACACAGCTGACACTTTAACTATAGATTCTGATCAAGAGTGGTTCCAAGTTGACGGCAAAGATAATCCCGAAAGTTGGAAAAACCAATCATTTTATGAATTATATCAAAAAGCTTATACTCCGTGGGAGTGGCACGCTGATTTGCAAAAACTTGCCCATGAATTGGGGTTAATATTTTTTTCCACGCCTTTTGACAATAGCGCAGTTGATTTTTTGGAACAGCTACAAGTGCCTTGCTACAAAATTGCATCGTATGAAGCCACCGACATTCCACTATTAAAAAAGGTTGCTGCTACTTGCAAACCAGTAATTTTATCAGTTGGTTTCGCGAGCTTAGAAGAAATTGAGTTAGCTTTAAAGACGCTAAAGGACAATGGGGCAAAAGATGTTGCTCTCCTTCATTGTACGGCTTCATATAGCTTAGAGCCCAAAGTAGAGAATACGCATCTAGCTACTATGCTTGATTTAGCTGATAGGTTTAACGTGGTAGTAGGATTTTCTGACAATATGGGTGGCATTGAGGTGCCGGCCCTAGCGGCGGCTAAAGGCGCCTCTATTATAGAAAAGCATTTAGTGATAAACCACGATGGCAAGGCCTTAGACAATACTTTTTCTTTGGATCAAAAAGAATTTGCTAAAATGGTTGAAAAAATTCGTGAGCAAGAAAAAGTTATGGGTAATATTTCTTACGGTCCAAGAACCAAACAAGAAGAAGGCAATAAACGGTTTCGGCGTTCACTATTTGCAGTTCAAGATATTAAAAAAGGTGAACCTTTTACGCCGAACAATGTTCGCGTTATCAGGCCAGCTAATGGACTACCGCCTAAAGATTATGAAAAAGTTTTAACTAAAATGGCTAAATCAGATATTCGACGAGGCACGCCTTTAAGCTGGGATTTAATAAAATAA
- a CDS encoding aspartate aminotransferase family protein has product MTKKFTQSNQMFKKVKQVIPLASQTFSKSYLQYVKGQAPLFVTRAQGAHIWDVDGNEYIDMINGLLPVILGYQYPAVDKAIREQLNKGITFSLSSTLEYELAKLLVKHIPCAEMVRFGKNGSDATTGAVRVARAYTGRDHIAVGGYHGWHDWYIGSTARSLGVPKSTRALTHTFKYNDITSLKKLMARHKLAAVILEPMNYVEPQDDFLHQVRKLTRQHGALLIFDEIITGFRYHLGGAQKLFGVTPDLATFGKSMGNGMPIAALVGKRKYMKIVDDIFYSFTFGGEALSLAASIATIKEMERKKVIPAIWKKGKYLQMTVNKLLKQNGLEDIISVAGKPCWQVFIIQDARNSNALEIKTYIQQELLQRGILWLGQHNMSFSHTQKDLEILISAYKGILPELKKLLDNGKLTQALRGKPITNIFKVR; this is encoded by the coding sequence ATGACTAAAAAGTTTACTCAAAGTAATCAAATGTTTAAAAAGGTTAAGCAAGTTATTCCCTTAGCTTCTCAAACTTTTAGTAAAAGTTATTTGCAATATGTTAAAGGCCAAGCTCCGTTATTTGTAACTCGCGCCCAAGGGGCGCATATTTGGGACGTTGACGGGAACGAGTACATAGACATGATCAATGGTTTACTGCCGGTTATTTTAGGGTATCAATATCCGGCTGTTGATAAAGCCATTCGAGAGCAACTAAATAAAGGGATTACTTTTTCATTGTCTTCAACTTTAGAATATGAGCTAGCAAAACTTTTAGTTAAACATATTCCCTGCGCCGAAATGGTGCGGTTTGGCAAAAATGGTTCTGACGCCACCACAGGTGCTGTGCGGGTGGCTCGGGCATATACTGGCCGCGACCATATAGCCGTTGGCGGATACCACGGTTGGCATGATTGGTACATTGGTTCAACCGCCCGGTCCCTTGGTGTGCCGAAAAGCACCCGTGCCTTGACGCATACATTTAAATATAATGATATTACTTCATTAAAAAAATTGATGGCCCGCCATAAACTTGCTGCGGTTATCTTGGAGCCCATGAATTACGTTGAGCCTCAAGACGATTTCTTGCACCAAGTCAGGAAGTTGACCCGCCAACACGGCGCCCTTTTGATTTTTGATGAAATTATTACCGGTTTTCGCTATCACCTTGGAGGGGCCCAAAAACTATTTGGGGTTACACCAGACTTAGCCACCTTTGGAAAATCTATGGGTAATGGTATGCCAATTGCCGCGTTAGTTGGCAAGCGTAAATACATGAAAATTGTTGATGATATTTTCTATTCGTTTACTTTTGGCGGAGAAGCTTTATCACTCGCGGCATCCATTGCAACAATTAAAGAGATGGAGCGCAAAAAAGTTATTCCGGCAATTTGGAAAAAAGGCAAGTATTTACAGATGACCGTGAATAAGCTACTCAAGCAAAATGGTCTAGAAGATATTATTTCAGTCGCCGGGAAGCCGTGCTGGCAAGTTTTTATTATTCAAGATGCGCGAAACAGCAACGCCTTAGAGATAAAAACTTATATTCAACAGGAACTATTGCAGCGGGGGATTTTATGGCTTGGGCAACATAATATGAGTTTTAGCCACACCCAAAAAGACCTTGAGATTTTGATCAGCGCATATAAAGGAATTCTACCGGAGCTAAAAAAGTTGTTGGATAACGGTAAGTTAACGCAGGCTTTGCGCGGTAAGCCAATTACAAATATTTTTAAAGTCAGGTAA